GCTCACTTAGGCTTAAGAACATGAGTAATCGAAGCGGATATTTTCCCGGCACCACACCGGAGGCCTACCTGCCCGGCGGTGCCGGGGCAGGGGCGCCGGGACGCAGCGGCAAGGGCTATCCGCCGGCACCCGAGCCCCTGCCCGTGCCGGTGATGGACAACCATACGCATTTCGACTTTGCAGGCGGGCCGGACGCCGGCCTTGCCGCTGCGCTTGCCGCGGCCCTGGACGCGGCGGAGGGGGCAGGGGTCAAAGGCGCCATCCAGGTGGGCACGGACCTGGCCTCCTCCCGTTTTACCGCAGCCGCCGTCGACGTCGATCCGCGGCTGCTGGGCGCGGTGGCAATCCACCCGAACGATGCCCCGCTGCTGGCCGCCGAAGGTGCACTGGAACCGGCGCTCGAGGAGATTGAATTGCTCGCCGCGCACCCCCGCATCCGGGCCATAGGCGAAACCGGGCTGGACTACTTTCGCACGGGAGAGGAGGGCCTGGAACGCCAGCAGTACTCCTTCCGCCGGCACATCGACATCGCCAAGCGCCTCGGACTGGCCCTGCAGATCCACGACCGCGATGCCCACGCCGACGTGCTGCGGGTGCTGGCCGAAGAAGGAGCTCCGGAAACGGTGGTGTTCCATTGCTTCTCCGGAGACGCGGAGCTGGCACGGACCTGCAGTGAGAACGGCTGGTATATGTCCTTTTCCGGCACACTGACCTTCCGCAATTCCGCCAACCTGCATGAAGCGCTCGCCGTCGCGGACCGGGACCTGCTGCTCGTGGAGACGGATGCCCCCTACCTCACCCCGCACCCGCACCGGGGCCGGCCCAACGCCAGCTATATGGTGCCGTACACCGTGCGGTTTATGGCCGAACGGCTGGATGCTGATCTGGCCGAACTTGGGGCGCGGCTGGCCGCCAACACCGAGCGTGCCTACGGTTCGTGGGACGTCCGTTAGCTGCCGGGGGAGGTCCGCGGGGACTCCAGGCGCGGCAATGCGCCGGAACCTTCGGTTGCCCTCAGATCACGGTTCGGTTACGGTAGGGAGCTATTAGCCGGGGTCGGGGAAGGCATCCGGACTAGATCTGTATAAATTCGCAAGGCCGTGCTAGTGCTGCTTCCGCAGCTCCAGTGGGCCCTGCCCGCCATGCCTGCGCCGCGCGCGCTCCTGCTCCGCCGTCAGCCGGTGGGCGGGAACGCACGCCCGGTGCTTCAAGTCCCCGTGCCCGGATGCTGTGACAGTTTGGGAATTCGTGGCAAATTCACTCGCAAAGCGTGGGGTAAAGATCGTTGGCCAAGCGGCCGTGATGGTGTGCCTGGTCCTGGGGCTGGTTGCCTTTGTGGGTGCCACCAAGACGGTGGTGCTCACCGTCGACGGCGACCGCCAGGAGGTACAGACCTTCGGCGGCACTGTGGCTGACGCGCTGGCCGCCGCCCACGTGGAGGTGAATCCCGCAGACCGGATCACTCCGGCACCTGCCAGTGCCCTTACAGAGGACACTGCCATTGAAATCACCCGCGCACGCGCAGTGGAGGTCACGGTGGACGGCAACGGAACCACTGTGCACACCACGGGGGAAACCGTCGCCGACCTTGTGTCAGAGCTGCGGGTCTCCACGAATTCGGCGGTTTCCGCTTCCTTGGACACTTCCCTGGAGGGCCTGGACGGGCGTATTTCCATCTCGACCCCCAAGACCGTCTTCTTGATCGTGGACGGCGCCACCCACCCGGTCAGCACAACTGCCGGGACGGTGCGCGATGTGCTGAAGGAAATAGGCGTCAGCCTGGGGACGGCCGACCGGGTGTCGGCGCCCCGCAGTGCAGCGCTTGTGGATGGCATGGGCCTGAAAGTGACCCGTGTCGCTGCCGGGAAACAGGAAACCGTAACCGAGCCGGTGCCCTTTACCAGCAGCGAGGTGCCGAACGCGGACATAGTCGAGGGCGAGAAAAAGGTCACCACGCCCGGCGTCGACGGCGAACGCACCAAGGTCTTTTCCGTAACGGTCGTGGACGGCCGGGAAGTCAGCCGGACGCTGGTCAGCGAAAACGTCACGCGTGAGCCGGTGGCGGAAGCGGTGGCAGTGGGTACCAAGAAGCGCGCTGCGGCGGAAACCGGCGCGCCTGCCGCAGGGGCGGCCGCCGGATCCGGGGAGGCACCGTCTTCGGGCACCTGGGCTGCCTTGGCACAGTGCGAATCCGGCGGCAACTGGCACATCAACACCGGCAACGGCTATTCCGGCGGCCTTCAGTTCAGCTCCGCCAGTTGGTTGGGCGCCGGCGGAGGCGCCTACGCTCCGACGGCCGGCGAGGCCACGCCTGAACAGCAGATTGCGGTGGCGGAGAAGCTCCGCGCAAGCGGCGGATGGGGTCACTGGCCGTCCTGCGCCTCAAAGCTGGGCCTGCTCTAGGTCCCGGGGGCTTAGCGTGTGGTGATTTCGTGGGCCAGGGCGGCCGCGTGTGCGGCACGGTCGCCGGCCCCCACCGCACGGAAAGACTGCTCGCTGTCGGCCAGGTAAAGGGACCCGGCGTCGGTCGCCCCGGTCCGGGCCAGTGCCAGGCCCAGATGGAGGGCAACTTCCCCTGCTGCCTGGGGCGGAAGCTCCTCCCGGTGTGCGTACACCTCGGAGAGGATGTCCACCGCCTGTATGTGTTCCCCGTTGAGATCCAGCCATAGCCCGCGGCTGTGGATCAGCTCCAACTGCTCCGCCGCCGGCAGCCCCACCACTGCCATCCCCACCTCGGCGTGCTCTATGCAGGCCAGCGTCTCGGCATCGTGAATGCCTGCCGCCAGCCGCATGGCGGCAGTGGAACTGTTGAAGCGTGCCCACAGCTCGACGTCGGATCCCGGGAGCAGCAGGACGGCGGCGTTCCGGTGGTAACGGAGTGCGGTGCCGTAATCCCCCCGGCGGAAGGCGACATTGCCCACGGCCCACAACGCCCGGCCCCTGGCCTCCCGTGGAAGTCCCGTTTCCAAAAGAGGCAGCACCAGCGTGCGGCAGTATTCCCATGCCTCGTCGATCTGCCCGAATTCGGCCAGTGCGGACGAAAGTGCTTCGCAGGCCTCAAGGAACAGCAAGGCTCCGGGCGCGGAGCCCTGTACCGACCGGAGGGCGGCACGGGCATGGGCCACCGCTTCGCCGAGTTCACCCATGCCCTGATACGCGCGGGCGAGGAGGATTTCCGCCTGGGCACGCAGGCCGGGATGCTCGGCAGCCAACGGATGGCGGAGCAGTCCGGACGCTTTCCCGGCTGCTTCCCGGACCCGGTACATGGCCTGCAGGCACCGGGCAGCCAAATGGGTCATTGCCCACCAGGACTGCTGGTCCCCGGCGGCTGCTGCGGCGTCGGCGGCCCGGCCGGCCAGCACACATGCCCCGCCGTAGTCGCGTTCATCCAGGGCCTGCCACGCCGAGAGTTCCAGGAACAAAGCTCCGTCTTCGCACGTACCGGAAGCGGCTCCGCCGCGGCCGCTTTCCAACCGCCGGCTCAACAGGGCCGGCGCTCCGGGTGCCGGTTCGCGGCGTCCGGTTTCAAGCAGGGAAATGTCCCGTGCCCTGAAAGTGCCGTTGCCGAGCTGTGCCTGCGTCAGATGCCGTTCCAACCGCGCCGTGCGCAGCTTTTCGCCGAATGATTTGCCCATCGTTGTTCCGCCAATCACCGGGTGCGACAGCCTGTAGGGCCCCGCCAGTGCGATCGATGCTAGCCCCCGGAGCCGGGCCGCGGCAGAGCATCCGTCGCTTCTCGAAGGCAAAGCGGCCAAGTGCCTTCCGGGGTGCCCCGGGTGCGGAAACCGGGCCGTCGTTCACCGGAAAGAGCCCCCTGCGGCACCCGGATGCCGGCTCCGGCGCGTACGCCCCGCTCGGCTAGTATTACTGGGTGAGTGAATCCGAACCCGCCCCCCGTTCATCGGTCCCTGCGCTGCTTGGCGCCACGGATATCCGGGCGCTGGCGGAGGAACTGGGTGTCCGCCCCACCAAAACGCTGGGCCAGAACTTTGTCATTGACGGGAACACCATCCGCCGGATCGTGGCTGCCGCGGATATCCGGCCCGGTGAAACGGTGCTGGAGGTCGGACCGGGACTGGGGTCGCTGACCTTGGGACTGCTCGACGCCGCCGGGACGGTGGTGGCCGTGGAGATTGATCCGGTCCTTGCCGGCAAGCTGCCCGATACCGTGGCACGGCGGAGGCCTGAATCCGCCTCGAACCTGCACGTGGTGCTGGGAGACGGCATGCGGATCACCGAGTTGCCGGCTGAACCCACGGCACTCGTGGCGAACCTGCCCTACAACGTTGCCGTGCCCGTTGTGCTGCACCTGCTCGAACACTTCCCCTCCCTCCAGCACGGGCTGGTGATGGTCCAGGACGAAGTGGCAGACCGGATGGCGGCCGCCCCCGGCTCCAAGACCTACGGTGTGCCCTCGGTCAAGGCCGCGTGGTACGCCACCATGCGCAAGGCCGGCGTCATCGGCATGAATGTCTTCTGGCCGGCGCCGAAGATCGCCTCGGGCCTGGTTGGGTTCACCCGGCACGAACCGCCGCAGACCCGCGCGAGCCGCGAAGAGGTCTTTGCCGTGATCGACGCAGCCTTCGCGCAGCGCCGCAAGACGCTGCGTGCCGCCCTTGCCGGCTGGGCAGGCAGCCCGGCCGAAGCAGAGAAGGCGTTGCGCGCCGCGGGCGTGGATCCGAGTGCCCGGGGCGAAGTCCTGGACATCGCGGCGTTCGCGCGTATTGCCGAGGCCGCGAAACCGCTGGTTGCCTGAGGGAAGAGACGCAGAAAACATGAGCGCACCGGCTTCCGTCCGTGTCCGGACCCCCGGCAAGATCAACGTCTCCCTGAAGGTCGGCCCGCCGCGGGCGGACGGCTACCACGGCGTAGCCAGCTTGTACCTGGCCGTGTCCCTCTTCGAGGAAGTCACCGCTACGGAGCTGGCAGGCGATGAAATCCGGCTGACCGTCAGTGATCCCGACAACCGCGTGCCCGTGGCCGGCATTCCGCTGGACGGCAGCAACCTCGCCGCCCGGGCCGCCCGCGCAGTAGCAGCCCGGGCCGGCCGGGCCTCGGCCGGGGTACACCTGCACATTGCCAAGCGGGTCCCCGTGGCCGGCGGCATGGGCGGAGGGTCGGCCGATGCCGCTGCGGCCCTGGTGGCCTGCAACGAACTGTGGCAGGCCGGGCTGGGAACCGGTGAGCTTACGGAGCTGGCCGCGGGCCTCGGCGCGGATGTGCCGTTCGCCTTGATGGGCGGTGCTGCTGCCGGCCTGGGCGTGGGGGACCGGCTGACCCCGGTGCCCGCACCGCAGCCGCTGCACTGGGTCCTGGTGCCGGCTGCCTACGGTCTTTCCACCCCGCAGGTCTTTGCGGCCTTGGACGCGCTCCGGGCCGATGCCAAGGTTGCCGAACCCGCGGAGGTGGACCCGCGGATCCTGGGCGCCCTGGCTGCCGGGAACACTGCCGGCCTGGCCGGCGTTCTAGTCAATGACCTGCAACCCGCCGCACTGGAACTGGCACCCGGGCTGGAATCCGTCCTTGCGGCCGGTGCCGGCAACGGCGCCCTGGCCGGCATGGTCTCCGGTTCCGGCCCCACCCTAGCCTTCCTCGCATCCTCAGAGGCCCATGCGGCCGCACTGGCCGAGGCGCTGCGCGGCGGGGGCCACGCAGCCATAGCCGTCTACGGACCGGCACCGGGCGCCGTTGTCCTGCCGGAACCGGACCCGGATTCCGCCGCAACACCCACGCACAGAAAGTAGTACCGATTGGCACACCTGCTTGGCGCTGAAAACCTCAGCATCTCCTTTGGCACGCGCACCATCCTCGACGGGGTATCGCTCGGCCTCGAGGAAGGCGACCGGATCGGGATGGTCGGCCGCAACGGCGACGGCAAGTCCACCCTGATGAGCCTGCTGGCCGAACGGCAGACCCCCGACGACGGCCGCGTCACCCGCCGCCGCGACGTCACCGTGGGCTACCTGGACCAGACCGACGTACTGGACGGGGACCTCACGGTAGGGCAGGCCATTGTCGGCGATGCCGCAGACTACGAATGGGCATCCAACGCGCGGATCCGCGACGTGATGAGCGGCCTCGTGCAGGAAGTGGACTGGAACGCGCAGGTCTCCTCGCTTTCCGGCGGGCAGAAGCGCCGGGTAGCGCTGGCGAAGCTGCTGACCGGCGACGACGACGTGATTATGCTCGACGAGCCCACCAACCACCTCGACGTCGAGGGCGTGGCCTGGCTGGCCAGGCACCTGAAGCAGCGCTGGCGTCCCACCGACGGCGGCCTGCTGGTCGTCACCCACGACCGCTGGTTCCTGGACGAAATCTGTACGCGCACCTGGGAGGTCCACGACGCCGTGGTGGATCCGTTCGACGGCGGCTACGCAGCGTACGTGCTGGCCCGGGCAGAGCGTGACCGGATGGCGTCCGTCGTGGAGAACAAGCGCCAGCAGCTGGTCAAGAAGGAACTGGCCTGGCTGCGGCGCGGCGCGCCCGCCCGCACGGCCAAACCGAAGTTCCGCATCGAGGCCGCAAACAACCTGATCGAGGACGTGCCCGAACCCCGCGACACGCTGTCCCTGAACAAGATGGCCACCGCCCGGCTGGGCAAGGATGTCCTGGACCTGGAAAACGTGTCCCTGACGCTGGGAAACACTGACCTGTTCCGGAACATCACACTGCGCCTGGCGCCGGGTGAGCGGCTGGGCCTGGTGGGTGTGAACGGCGCCGGGAAGACCACCCTGCTGCGCCTGCTCAACGGGGAGATCGAACCCACAGCCGGGCGGCTCAAGCGCGGAAAGACCGTGCAGACCGCCGTCCTGACCCAGGAAGTGAAGGAACTGGACGAGGTGGCGGACCAGCGGGTCATCGAGGTCATCGAAAACGAGAAGCGGGTCTTCAACGTGGGCGGCCGCGAACTGTCCGCCGGCCAGCTTGTAGAGCAGCTGGGCTTCAGTGCCCAACGGCAGTGGACACCTGTCCGGGAACTTTCCGGCGGTGAACGGCGGCGGCTGCAGCTGCTGCGCCTGCTGGTGGGTGAACCGAACGTCCTGATGCTGGATGAGCCCACCAATGACCTGGACACCGACACCTTGGCCGCTGTCGAGGACGTACTGGACGGCTGGCCCGGCACCCTCGTGGTGGTCTCCCACGACCGGTACCTGCTGGAACGGGTCACCGACCACCAGATGGCACTGCTGGGCGACGGGAAGCTGCGCGGCCTGCCCGGCGGCGTCGACCAGTACCTGGAACTGCGCAACGAAACACTGGCCGCGAACTCCTCGGCGTCCACGGCTGCCCGCGGGTCCTCGCAGGCGGCCCGTGCCGCTGCCGCCGGAGCATCCCGCCCCGGAGGATCAACGGGCGGAAGCGGAACGACGACGGCGCTGGCCGGCTCGGGCGCCAGCGAAGCCGAGAAGCGGGCGGCGAAGAAGGACCTGGCCCGGATCGAGCGCCAGCTCAGCAAGCTGACCGCGCAGGCGGAAAAGATCAACGCGCAGATGAATGAGGCCACGCAGCAGTCCGGCGGCGCGGACTTTGAACTGATCGGCGGGCTCAATGCCAAGCTGCAGGCCGTTGCCGCCGAGCAGGAAGAACTGGAAATGCAGTGGCTGGAGGCCTCGGAGCTCCTCGAGTAGGGAACCCGGGCAACTCAGGCGCAAGCGGCTCAGCCCCAGCGGCTCTGGAGCACGCTCACGAGGGCGCTCAGCCCAGCAGGCGTGGCAGGATGTGTTCGGCCAGCAGCGGCGACAGGTCAGTGCGCTGCGCCGCGGCGGCCGGGGCCAGCCAGAGGATTTCCTCGATCTCCGCCGCGGCGGCCGGTTCGACGCCGGCCGGGACGGTCCACGCGAACAGCCCGGCGTCAATGAAGGTGTTTTCCTCGTTGGCGGCCGGGCCGTACCAGCGGCCAAGGTCCGTCAGGTCTGCCGGGGCGGCCTGCACCCCGAGTTCCTCGCCCATTTCGCGGGCAGCGGCCTGCACGAAAGACTCCCCGGGCTCCAGCTTGCCGCCGGGCTGCATAAAGCGCGAGGTGCCGCGCTTGCGGACCAGGAGGATGCGGCCGTCGTCGTCGGAGACCAGTACGGCGGAAAGGCGGAGGACGGCGGGGGAGCTGTCCGCGCTGCCGGTGGAAGCGACGGACGGTGCCCCGCCCGCCATGCCCGTGAGCTGCGGTTCCTTCTGCAGGCCTGTCAGCCCGTTCCAGGCCAGATTGACCAGGTGCGCCGCCACCGTGGCTTTGTCGGGGGTGCGGGAATCCAGCCACCACTGGCCGGTCATGGCGACCATTCCCACCAGCATCTGCGCATACATGCCGCCCACTTCGGCGCTGAGGCCGCGGCTGCCGAACTCCTTGGACAAAATGTGCTCCACGTCCCGGGCAATACGGGAGAGCAGGGTGGAGAAGGTGCCGTCCGGCTGCGACGGCGGGGCGTCCCGGGTGAGGATCCGGAAGCCGTCGGTGTGGTTCTCGATGTAGTCCAGCAGTGCGTAGGCGGCCCGCTCCAGCAGGACACGGGGGCCCGCGGACGCATTCAAGGACTCGGTAACGGCAACGAGCAGGCGGTTGAACTCGGCCTCCACCACTTCGGTGTAGAGACCCTCCTTTGACCCAAAATGTTCATAAACCACCGGTTTGGACACACCGGCCGCGGCCGCGATCTCCTCGATGGTTGCGCCGTCGAGTCCGCGCAGCGCAAAGAGGCTGCGTGCCACTTCGATCAGCTGGGCACGGCGCTGGACACCGGTCATACGCAGGCGTGTAACGCCGGCGGAAGTCTTTACCACCGCTCCAGTCTACCCATCCGCCGGCGGCGTCCTGCGGCCAACTCGCGAACGCATCGGCTCCCGTGGCAGACTAAACTCTTGTGTGCGTGGCTAGCCAGGCACAAGATCCGCCCTGGTGTAATGGCAGCACCCCGGCCTTTGGAGCCGTGGAGTATAGGTTCGAATCCTATGGGCGGAACACTGTGCGGCGTGCCTCCGGGATGTTCCCGGGGTTGCCGCGCTGTTGATACATACCGGCCGTACCACCAAGGAGCGCCATCTCGTGACCACCAACGATGTCCGGACCAACGGGAATTCTGCGGAGGGTTTGGCTGCGGTTATTGTCCTTGCTGCCGGTTCCGGGACGCGGATGAAGTCCCGGACCCCGAAGATCCTCCACACCGTCGGCGGAATCTCGATGCTCGGCCACGCACTGTCAGCCGCCGAAGCGCTGCACCCGCGGTTCCTGGCCGTGGTTGTGCGCCACGAACGCGACCTGGTTTCGGCCCATGCCGCCGAGCATGTACCGGACGCCGTGATTGTGGACCAGGACGATGTTCCCGGCACCGGCCGTGCGGTCCAGGTGGCCGTCTCCGCGCTGGATGCGGTCAGTGAGCTGGACGGCACGGTGGTGGTCACCTACGGTGACGCACCCCTGCTGGAAGCGGACACCCTCCGCCGCCTCGTAGCCGTGCACGAAACGGACGGCAACGCCGTGACCGTGCTGACCGCCAAGCTGGCCGACCCCTCCGGCTACGGACGGGTGCTGCGCGCCGAAGACGGCACAGTCACCGGCATCGTGGAACACAAGGATGCCACCGACGCACAGCGTGCAGTGAATGAGATCAACTCCGGCATCTACGCTTTCGACGCCGCCGCGCTGCGCCGCGCGCTGGAATCGGTCACCACGCAGAACTCCCAGGGTGAGATGTACCTGACCGATGTGCTGGCCATTGCCCGGGACGCCGGCGGCCGGATCGCGGCCATGGTGACGGAGGACCAGTGGCAGGTCGAAGGCGCCAACGACCGGGTCCAGCTCGCCGCCCTCAATGCCGAACATAACCGGCGCGTCCTGGAGCGGTGGATGCGGGCCGGCGTCAGCATTGCCGACCCGGCCACCACTTGGATAGATTCCACCGTCACCCTGGCCGAAGACGTCACCATCCTGCCCGGCACGCAGCTGCACGGAACCACCAGCGTTGCCCGGGACGCCGTCGTCGGTCCGGACTCCACCCTGACGAACGTCCAGGTGGGGGAGGGTGCCTCGGTGGTCCGCACGCACGGCAGTGATGCCGTCCTCGGTGCCGGAGCCGCCGTCGGGCCCTTCGCTTATCTGCGTCCGGGAACGGTGCTGGGCGCCAAGGGCAAAATCGGGACGTTCGTGGAAACCAAGAACGCCAATATCGGTGCAGGTTCGAAGGTTCCGCACCTTTCCTATGTGGGTGATGCCACTATCGGCGAGCAGTCCAACATCGGCGCAGCTTCCGTTTTCGTCAACTACGACGGCGTAAACAAGCACCACACGACCATCGGTTCGCACGTCCGGATGGGCAGCGACAACATGTATGTGGCTCCCGTCACGGTCGGCGACGGGGCGTACAGTGGAGCCGGAACGGTGGTCCGCAAGGACGTCCCGGCAGGTGCCCTGGCCATCAACGTCGCCCCGCAGCGCAACTTGGACGGCTGGGTCGCGGAACACCGGGCCGGCACTGCCGCCGCCGACGCCGCCGCAGCGGCCCTTTCAGCTTCTTCCCCCACAGGTAACCCCACGCGAGAAAGCGACCACGAATGAGCAGCGAAATCACCTCCAAGGGTGAAAAGAAGCTCGTCCTTGCCACAGGACGTGCCCATCCAGAGCTGGCAGAGGAGATAGCACGCTGCCTGGATACGGAGCTGCTGCCGCTGGCCGCATACGACTTCGCGAACGGTGAGATCTACGTCCGTCCCAATGAAAGCGTCCGCGGCACCGATGCCTTCGTCATCCAGGCGCATCCGGCCCCGCTGAACAACTGGCTGATGGAACAGCTGATCATGATCGATGCGCTCAAGCGGGCTTCCGCCCAGCGCATCACCGTGGTTTCCCCGTTCTACCCGTACGCCCGGCAGGACAAGAAGGGCCGCGGCCGCGAGCCCATCTCCGCACGCCTGATTGCCGATCTGTACAAGACCGCCGGCGCGGACCGGATCATGAGCGTTGACCTGCACACCGCGCAGATCCAGGGCTTCTTCGACGGCCCGGTGGACCACCTGATGGCCATCCCGCTGCTGGCCGATTACATCCGCACCCGGGTGGATGCCTCCAACGTCACGGTCGTATCCCCGGATACCGGCCGCGTCCGCGTGGCAGAGCAGTGGGCCGAACGCCTTGGCGGCGCGCCGCTGGCCTTCGTGCATAAGAGCCGCGACCTCACGGTGCCCAACCAAGCTGTGTCCAAGCAGGTTGTGGGCCAGATTGAAGGCCGCACCTGCGTGCTGATCGATGACATGATCGACACCGGCGGAACCATCGCCGGCGCCGTGCGCGTCCTGAAGGAAGCCGGCGCCAAGGACGTCATCATCGCAGCCACGCACGCGGTGCTGTCCGATCCCGCTTCCCGGACCCTGGCCGAATCCGGTGCCCGCGAAGTGGTGGTCACCAACACGCTGCCCATTCCGGCAGCCAAGCGGTTCGAGCAGCTGACGGTACTCTCGATTGCCCCGATGATCGCCCGGGCCATCCGGGAAGTCTTCGAAGACGGCTCGGTCACCAGCCTGTTCGACGGCAAGGTCTAAGCGGATCCCTTTCCGCACACAAGGGCGCCCGCCCGGACTTCGGTTCGGGCGGGCGTCCTTGTGCTGGTAGCATTAACCCCGATGCCTAGGCGAGGGAGCGGCCCGGAATGATCCGGGCGGACTCCGTTATCGACGGTGGCTGGCAACTTCTGGCCGTACACGGGACCGATCCGGTCCGTACGGTGCACTGTTCCGAAA
This Arthrobacter sp. zg-Y20 DNA region includes the following protein-coding sequences:
- a CDS encoding TatD family hydrolase, which encodes MSNRSGYFPGTTPEAYLPGGAGAGAPGRSGKGYPPAPEPLPVPVMDNHTHFDFAGGPDAGLAAALAAALDAAEGAGVKGAIQVGTDLASSRFTAAAVDVDPRLLGAVAIHPNDAPLLAAEGALEPALEEIELLAAHPRIRAIGETGLDYFRTGEEGLERQQYSFRRHIDIAKRLGLALQIHDRDAHADVLRVLAEEGAPETVVFHCFSGDAELARTCSENGWYMSFSGTLTFRNSANLHEALAVADRDLLLVETDAPYLTPHPHRGRPNASYMVPYTVRFMAERLDADLAELGARLAANTERAYGSWDVR
- a CDS encoding resuscitation-promoting factor gives rise to the protein MANSLAKRGVKIVGQAAVMVCLVLGLVAFVGATKTVVLTVDGDRQEVQTFGGTVADALAAAHVEVNPADRITPAPASALTEDTAIEITRARAVEVTVDGNGTTVHTTGETVADLVSELRVSTNSAVSASLDTSLEGLDGRISISTPKTVFLIVDGATHPVSTTAGTVRDVLKEIGVSLGTADRVSAPRSAALVDGMGLKVTRVAAGKQETVTEPVPFTSSEVPNADIVEGEKKVTTPGVDGERTKVFSVTVVDGREVSRTLVSENVTREPVAEAVAVGTKKRAAAETGAPAAGAAAGSGEAPSSGTWAALAQCESGGNWHINTGNGYSGGLQFSSASWLGAGGGAYAPTAGEATPEQQIAVAEKLRASGGWGHWPSCASKLGLL
- a CDS encoding XRE family transcriptional regulator; its protein translation is MGKSFGEKLRTARLERHLTQAQLGNGTFRARDISLLETGRREPAPGAPALLSRRLESGRGGAASGTCEDGALFLELSAWQALDERDYGGACVLAGRAADAAAAAGDQQSWWAMTHLAARCLQAMYRVREAAGKASGLLRHPLAAEHPGLRAQAEILLARAYQGMGELGEAVAHARAALRSVQGSAPGALLFLEACEALSSALAEFGQIDEAWEYCRTLVLPLLETGLPREARGRALWAVGNVAFRRGDYGTALRYHRNAAVLLLPGSDVELWARFNSSTAAMRLAAGIHDAETLACIEHAEVGMAVVGLPAAEQLELIHSRGLWLDLNGEHIQAVDILSEVYAHREELPPQAAGEVALHLGLALARTGATDAGSLYLADSEQSFRAVGAGDRAAHAAALAHEITTR
- the rsmA gene encoding 16S rRNA (adenine(1518)-N(6)/adenine(1519)-N(6))-dimethyltransferase RsmA: MSESEPAPRSSVPALLGATDIRALAEELGVRPTKTLGQNFVIDGNTIRRIVAAADIRPGETVLEVGPGLGSLTLGLLDAAGTVVAVEIDPVLAGKLPDTVARRRPESASNLHVVLGDGMRITELPAEPTALVANLPYNVAVPVVLHLLEHFPSLQHGLVMVQDEVADRMAAAPGSKTYGVPSVKAAWYATMRKAGVIGMNVFWPAPKIASGLVGFTRHEPPQTRASREEVFAVIDAAFAQRRKTLRAALAGWAGSPAEAEKALRAAGVDPSARGEVLDIAAFARIAEAAKPLVA
- a CDS encoding 4-(cytidine 5'-diphospho)-2-C-methyl-D-erythritol kinase, whose protein sequence is MSAPASVRVRTPGKINVSLKVGPPRADGYHGVASLYLAVSLFEEVTATELAGDEIRLTVSDPDNRVPVAGIPLDGSNLAARAARAVAARAGRASAGVHLHIAKRVPVAGGMGGGSADAAAALVACNELWQAGLGTGELTELAAGLGADVPFALMGGAAAGLGVGDRLTPVPAPQPLHWVLVPAAYGLSTPQVFAALDALRADAKVAEPAEVDPRILGALAAGNTAGLAGVLVNDLQPAALELAPGLESVLAAGAGNGALAGMVSGSGPTLAFLASSEAHAAALAEALRGGGHAAIAVYGPAPGAVVLPEPDPDSAATPTHRK
- a CDS encoding ABC-F family ATP-binding cassette domain-containing protein; this encodes MAHLLGAENLSISFGTRTILDGVSLGLEEGDRIGMVGRNGDGKSTLMSLLAERQTPDDGRVTRRRDVTVGYLDQTDVLDGDLTVGQAIVGDAADYEWASNARIRDVMSGLVQEVDWNAQVSSLSGGQKRRVALAKLLTGDDDVIMLDEPTNHLDVEGVAWLARHLKQRWRPTDGGLLVVTHDRWFLDEICTRTWEVHDAVVDPFDGGYAAYVLARAERDRMASVVENKRQQLVKKELAWLRRGAPARTAKPKFRIEAANNLIEDVPEPRDTLSLNKMATARLGKDVLDLENVSLTLGNTDLFRNITLRLAPGERLGLVGVNGAGKTTLLRLLNGEIEPTAGRLKRGKTVQTAVLTQEVKELDEVADQRVIEVIENEKRVFNVGGRELSAGQLVEQLGFSAQRQWTPVRELSGGERRRLQLLRLLVGEPNVLMLDEPTNDLDTDTLAAVEDVLDGWPGTLVVVSHDRYLLERVTDHQMALLGDGKLRGLPGGVDQYLELRNETLAANSSASTAARGSSQAARAAAAGASRPGGSTGGSGTTTALAGSGASEAEKRAAKKDLARIERQLSKLTAQAEKINAQMNEATQQSGGADFELIGGLNAKLQAVAAEQEELEMQWLEASELLE
- a CDS encoding NUDIX domain-containing protein, with the translated sequence MAGGAPSVASTGSADSSPAVLRLSAVLVSDDDGRILLVRKRGTSRFMQPGGKLEPGESFVQAAAREMGEELGVQAAPADLTDLGRWYGPAANEENTFIDAGLFAWTVPAGVEPAAAAEIEEILWLAPAAAAQRTDLSPLLAEHILPRLLG
- the glmU gene encoding bifunctional UDP-N-acetylglucosamine diphosphorylase/glucosamine-1-phosphate N-acetyltransferase GlmU → MTTNDVRTNGNSAEGLAAVIVLAAGSGTRMKSRTPKILHTVGGISMLGHALSAAEALHPRFLAVVVRHERDLVSAHAAEHVPDAVIVDQDDVPGTGRAVQVAVSALDAVSELDGTVVVTYGDAPLLEADTLRRLVAVHETDGNAVTVLTAKLADPSGYGRVLRAEDGTVTGIVEHKDATDAQRAVNEINSGIYAFDAAALRRALESVTTQNSQGEMYLTDVLAIARDAGGRIAAMVTEDQWQVEGANDRVQLAALNAEHNRRVLERWMRAGVSIADPATTWIDSTVTLAEDVTILPGTQLHGTTSVARDAVVGPDSTLTNVQVGEGASVVRTHGSDAVLGAGAAVGPFAYLRPGTVLGAKGKIGTFVETKNANIGAGSKVPHLSYVGDATIGEQSNIGAASVFVNYDGVNKHHTTIGSHVRMGSDNMYVAPVTVGDGAYSGAGTVVRKDVPAGALAINVAPQRNLDGWVAEHRAGTAAADAAAAALSASSPTGNPTRESDHE
- a CDS encoding ribose-phosphate diphosphokinase; the encoded protein is MSSEITSKGEKKLVLATGRAHPELAEEIARCLDTELLPLAAYDFANGEIYVRPNESVRGTDAFVIQAHPAPLNNWLMEQLIMIDALKRASAQRITVVSPFYPYARQDKKGRGREPISARLIADLYKTAGADRIMSVDLHTAQIQGFFDGPVDHLMAIPLLADYIRTRVDASNVTVVSPDTGRVRVAEQWAERLGGAPLAFVHKSRDLTVPNQAVSKQVVGQIEGRTCVLIDDMIDTGGTIAGAVRVLKEAGAKDVIIAATHAVLSDPASRTLAESGAREVVVTNTLPIPAAKRFEQLTVLSIAPMIARAIREVFEDGSVTSLFDGKV